In Arsenophonus sp. aPb, one DNA window encodes the following:
- the aceA gene encoding isocitrate lyase encodes MVTTRSQQIAQLEEEWRSSPRWRGIIRTYSAEDVVKLRGSINPDYLFARNGADKFWQLINGKSKKDYVNALGALTGGQALQQAKAGIEAVYLSGWQVAADANTAANMYPDQSLYPVDSVPEVVKRINNSFRRADQIQWANNINPGDAKYIDFFLPIIADAEAGFGGILNAFELMKALIEAGAAAVHFEDQLAAAKKCGHMGGKVLVPTQEAIQKLIAARLAADVCGIPTVLIARTDAEAADLLTSNSDPYDEKFIINEQRTQEGFFRTQAGIEQAISRGLAYAPYADLIWCETSTPDLDAAKIFAEAIHTKYPNKLLAYNCSPSFNWKKNLDDKTIACFQKKLSEMGYKFQFITLAGIHSMWFNMFDLAYAYAKGEGMRHYVEKIQEKEFAAAKQGYSFSSHQQEVGTGYFDKVTTIIQGGTSSVTALTGSTEEQQF; translated from the coding sequence ATGGTAACGACCAGATCTCAACAGATTGCTCAACTGGAGGAAGAATGGCGCTCTTCTCCGCGTTGGAGAGGAATTATTCGCACTTATAGTGCAGAAGATGTTGTCAAATTACGTGGTTCAATAAATCCCGATTATTTATTCGCGCGCAATGGTGCTGATAAGTTTTGGCAACTAATTAATGGTAAATCAAAAAAAGATTATGTTAATGCGCTAGGTGCATTAACAGGTGGTCAGGCGTTGCAGCAAGCCAAGGCTGGTATAGAGGCAGTTTACTTATCAGGTTGGCAAGTCGCAGCCGATGCCAATACTGCTGCGAATATGTATCCAGATCAATCACTTTATCCTGTTGATTCAGTTCCTGAAGTTGTCAAGCGGATTAATAATAGCTTTCGTCGAGCCGATCAAATTCAATGGGCAAATAATATAAATCCAGGTGATGCTAAATATATTGATTTTTTTCTACCAATTATTGCTGATGCGGAGGCGGGTTTTGGTGGCATATTGAATGCTTTTGAACTTATGAAAGCATTAATTGAGGCAGGCGCTGCGGCTGTGCATTTTGAAGATCAGCTCGCTGCTGCCAAAAAATGCGGCCATATGGGTGGCAAGGTATTGGTGCCGACACAAGAAGCTATTCAAAAGTTAATTGCAGCACGTTTGGCGGCTGATGTTTGTGGCATTCCAACCGTTTTGATTGCTCGTACCGATGCTGAAGCGGCAGATTTACTGACCTCAAATAGCGATCCCTATGATGAAAAATTCATCATTAATGAGCAGCGGACACAAGAGGGATTTTTTCGTACTCAGGCAGGGATTGAACAAGCCATTAGTCGTGGCTTAGCATATGCGCCTTATGCTGATTTGATTTGGTGTGAGACATCAACCCCGGATTTAGATGCAGCTAAAATATTTGCCGAAGCTATTCATACTAAATATCCTAATAAGTTGTTGGCTTATAATTGTTCTCCATCTTTCAATTGGAAGAAAAACTTAGACGATAAAACCATTGCCTGTTTTCAAAAAAAATTATCTGAAATGGGATATAAATTTCAATTTATAACCTTGGCTGGTATTCATAGTATGTGGTTTAACATGTTTGATTTAGCTTATGCATATGCTAAAGGTGAAGGAATGAGACATTATGTTGAAAAAATTCAGGAAAAGGAGTTTGCTGCAGCTAAGCAGGGTTATTCGTTTTCTTCCCATCAACAGGAAGTTGGCACGGGTTATTTTGATAAAGTAACAACTATTATTCAAGGTGGAACTTCTTCTGTTACGGCACTGACCGGCTCAACTGAAGAACAGCAGTTTTAA
- the aceB gene encoding malate synthase A, whose product MDQQAAINELTFLQPFGAPEKQLLTPAAVDFLTALVEQFAEYCDFLLNARVERQLQIDQGILPNFMTETISIRKDDWKIQGIPTDLLDRRVEITGPVERKMIINALNANVKVFMADFEDSLSPTWEKLIEGQINLRDAVNGSISFINEQGKVYQLKSDPAVLMARVRGLHLPEKHILYREKAIPGALLDFALYFFHNYKKLLEKGSGPYFYIPKLESYKEAQWWSKVFSYTEERYGLPLGTIKATVLIETLPAVFQMDEILYHMRHHIVGLNCGRWDYIFSYIKTLKEYSDRVLPDRQVVTMTQPFLNAYSRLLIRTCHRRGAFAMGGMSAFIPSKDLKQNDAVWAKVKEDKELEAKNGHDGTWIAHPALADIAISVFNAQLAGRKNQLDVMRENDESITAEQLLQPCRGERTEEGMRANIRIAVQYIEAWISGNGCVPIYGLMEDAATAEISRISIWQWIRHEKQLSNGQKVTKELFLEMLDEELQTIQQELGDVRFQHGRFREAVELMIYITTQDELIEFLTLAGYQQLD is encoded by the coding sequence ATGGATCAGCAGGCAGCGATCAATGAATTAACTTTTTTGCAACCATTTGGCGCACCAGAAAAGCAACTTTTGACACCAGCCGCAGTAGATTTTTTAACAGCGTTAGTTGAGCAGTTTGCTGAATATTGTGATTTTTTACTCAATGCTAGAGTTGAGCGACAGTTGCAGATCGATCAAGGTATTTTACCTAATTTTATGACAGAAACTATTTCAATCAGGAAGGATGATTGGAAAATACAAGGTATTCCTACGGATTTACTTGATCGCCGAGTCGAAATAACCGGTCCGGTAGAACGTAAAATGATTATTAATGCTTTGAATGCTAATGTAAAAGTCTTTATGGCTGACTTTGAAGACTCGCTTTCACCTACTTGGGAAAAATTAATTGAAGGACAAATTAATTTACGTGATGCGGTTAATGGCTCTATTTCATTTATTAATGAACAAGGCAAAGTTTATCAACTAAAGTCTGATCCGGCCGTTTTGATGGCTCGTGTACGCGGCTTACATTTACCTGAAAAACATATTTTATATCGGGAAAAAGCAATTCCTGGGGCATTATTAGATTTTGCGCTTTATTTCTTTCATAACTATAAAAAGTTATTGGAAAAAGGGAGCGGCCCTTATTTTTATATCCCCAAACTAGAATCTTATAAAGAAGCTCAATGGTGGAGTAAAGTATTTAGTTATACCGAAGAACGGTACGGATTACCACTGGGTACAATTAAAGCGACTGTACTTATTGAGACACTCCCAGCCGTCTTTCAAATGGACGAAATTCTTTATCATATGCGTCATCACATTGTTGGACTTAACTGTGGTCGTTGGGATTATATTTTTAGTTATATCAAAACGCTAAAAGAATACAGTGATCGTGTGCTACCGGATCGGCAGGTAGTAACAATGACACAACCTTTTTTAAATGCTTATTCTCGTTTGTTGATTAGGACTTGTCATCGTCGTGGTGCCTTTGCTATGGGAGGAATGTCGGCTTTTATTCCATCTAAAGATCTAAAACAGAATGACGCAGTTTGGGCGAAGGTTAAAGAAGATAAGGAATTAGAGGCTAAAAATGGTCATGATGGAACTTGGATTGCTCACCCTGCTTTAGCGGATATTGCAATCTCTGTTTTTAATGCGCAATTAGCGGGAAGGAAAAATCAACTAGATGTCATGCGTGAGAATGATGAATCTATTACAGCTGAACAATTATTACAGCCATGCCGTGGTGAGCGCACTGAAGAGGGGATGAGAGCAAATATTCGTATTGCTGTTCAATATATTGAAGCTTGGATTTCCGGTAATGGCTGCGTGCCGATCTATGGATTAATGGAAGATGCTGCAACGGCAGAAATTTCGCGTATTTCTATTTGGCAATGGATCCGTCATGAAAAACAATTATCTAATGGACAAAAAGTAACAAAAGAATTGTTTTTAGAAATGCTGGATGAAGAGTTACAGACTATTCAGCAAGAACTCGGTGATGTCCGTTTTCAACATGGCCGTTTTCGGGAAGCAGTGGAATTGATGATCTATATTACCACTCAGGATGAGTTGATCGAATTTTTGACCTTGGCGGGTTACCAACAACTTGACTGA